The following are from one region of the Magallana gigas chromosome 4, xbMagGiga1.1, whole genome shotgun sequence genome:
- the LOC105317922 gene encoding meprin A subunit beta, which yields MLRCLMNIVLFWGYFNQLSHGSIQHWENTDGNGGGTLYYQAARFPDSCIPDTIRQTINDLRDVLNSGSPNCIKFKEIQGSGGPQFYVLFKSSGSCDIPNFTTNTNAQRIEVPINIGCIDKRLLIYSLARILGLPDEHTRPDRDKFLTIHWENIKQHSHRSNIYNKSTPDVWDYIRHMPYDYTSVTHVRPFEHALDSRKPTVSTKYPEVYFGDHMNLSVIDVQKITTLYRCQQNDESQDFTEYRPVHCTFDLPLCGLVNDWTSSGDKWTERTGPVSERGPQTDHSNGAGKYMYLNASDTLCTASLVSVREISPGPVCVSLYYYMEHNTTTLTISQKESTSGQTTTIREIVGSEEVSSWTEVMFNTTVTTPWRILIEGSTEEGEIAIDDVTVQYGDCPVYNKCGGQ from the exons ATGCTGCGTTGTCTTATGAACATAGTTTTGTTTTGGGGTTATTTTAACCAACTTTCACAT GGGTCAATTCAGCATTGGGAAAATACTGATGGAAATGGTGGAGGAACTCTGTATTACCAAGCGGCACGTTTTCCCG ATTCGTGCATCCCCGATACTATTCGGCAGACGATTAATGACTTAAGAGATGTCTTAAACTCTGGGAGTCCAAACTGTATTAAATTTAAAGAGATACAAGGGTCAGGAGGCCCtcaattttatgttttgtttaaaagttctgGAAG ctGTGACATTCCAAACTTCACAACGAATACAAACGCACAAAGAATAGAAGTTCCAATCAACATCGGTTGCATTGATAAAAGACTCTTAATATACAGCTTAGCCAGAATTCTGGGTTTACCAGACGAACACACTCGACCAGACAGGGACAAGTTTCTGACAATACACTGGGAAAATATAAAAC AACATTCACACCGGAGCAACATTTACAACAAGTCAACCCCAGACGTTTGGGACTATATCCGTCATATGCCGTACGATTATACCTCTGTTACTCACGTTAGACCATTCGAACACGCTCTAGATAGCAGAAAGCCAACGGTGTCTACTAAATACCCAGAGGTGTATTTTGGAGACCATATGAACCTGAGTGTTATTGATGTCCAAAAAATTACAACGCTTTATCGCTGTCAACAAA ATGACGAGAGTCAAGATTTTACCG AGTATCGCCCAGTCCATTGTACGTTCGATCTTCCTCTGTGTGGCTTGGTCAATGACTGGACATCGTCTGGTGACAAGTGGACAGAGAGAACAGGACCGGTGTCCGAGAGAGGCCCACAGACGGACCACTCTAACGGGGCTG gaaagtacatgtatctgaacGCTTCGGACACACTCTGTACAGCCTCTCTTGTCAGTGTCCGTGAGATCTCCCCGGGCCCCGTGTGTGTGTCCCTGTACTACTACATGGAACACAACACTACTACCCTGACCATCTCCCAGAAAGAGTCAACCAGTGGTCAAACTACCACGATCAGAGAAATCGTCGGCAGCGAAGAGGTTTCGTCGTGGACCGAAGTCATGTTTAACACTACGGTTACAACTCCATGGCGG ATTCTGATCGAAGGTAGCACCGAGGAAGGTGAAATCgcaattgatgacgtcacagtcCAGTATGGCGACTGTCCTGTATATAATAAATGCGGGGGACAATAA